A genomic window from Salvelinus alpinus chromosome 10, SLU_Salpinus.1, whole genome shotgun sequence includes:
- the LOC139532818 gene encoding transmembrane protein 255B-like: MQQPTAQQPPPQTTTDVLDPTGKYMKRRRTALWVTISLLSLSVVVLVVGLVSATRTGNVAVAGYYPGITLSFGAFLGIVGINLLENRRPMLMAAIIFISMGVIASFFCAIVDGIIAAEFIDRRPLLEDRCEFYASGSGYAYDNYYTEVKCSSFNSECKVRMKSNTCYCCDLYSCESPDYHTQYYEFTGVSSCWDVVHLHRLLWVCVVLNIMGLFLGIITAAILGAYKDLAPAPQMSPSPAPPPHIMYNPTQHVVTYAGFCPNGQALPAYPNYPALPMQHHSSYQAPSTPQPGLEMTLTPSSPSEESQSQPSSQAPSQPTFQTGSQDPGQGYMLTPNAPALYPGPVYGPSGFEKPPPYAC; the protein is encoded by the exons ATGCAGCAGCCAACcgcacaacaaccaccaccacaaacaacaacagatgTCCTGGACCCCACAGGTAAA TATATGAAGCGTCGGAGGACAGCGTTATGGGTGACCATCTccctgttgtctctgtctgtggtggtTCTGGTGGTGGGACTGGTCTCTGCCACCCGTACCGGGAACGTGGCTGTCGCTGGATACTACCCTGGCATCACC ctgAGTTTCGGAGCGTTCTTAGGGATCGTTGGAATTAATTTGCTAGAGAATCGAAGACCCATG CTCATGGCAGCCATCATCTTCATCAGTATGGGAGTCATCGCTTCCTTCTTCTGTGCCATCGTGGACGGAATCATCGCGGCTGAGTTCATa GACAGGAGGCCGCTGTTGGAGGACAGGTGTGAGTTCTACGCCAGTGGATCAGGGTACGCCTACGACAACTATTATACTGAG gtaaAGTGCAGCTCATTCAACAGTGAGTGTAAAGTGAGAATGAAGAGCAACACCTGCTACTGCTGTGACCTGTACAGCTGTGAGAG tccaGACTACCATACCCAGTACTATGAGTTCACGGGGGTGAGTAGCTGCTGGGATGTGGTCCATCTCCATCGTCTGCTGTGGGTCTGTGTGGTGCTCAACATAATGGGCCTGTTCCTGGGAATCATCACAGCTGCTATACTGGGGGCTTACAAGGACCtg GCTCCTGCCCCCCAGATGTCCCCCAGTCCCgccccacccccccacatcaTGTATAACCCCACCCAGCACGTGGTGACCTACGCTGGCTTCTGCCCCAACGGACAGGCCCTGCCCGCCTACCCCAACTACCCCGCGTTGCCCATGCAG cACCACAGCAGTTACCaggccccctccaccccccagcCCGGCCTGGAGATGACCCTGACCCCCTCCTCTCCGTCAGAGGAGAGCCAGAGCCAGCCTTCCTCCCAGGCCCCCAGCCAGCCCACCTTCCAGACTGGCTCCCAGGACCCTGGTCAGGGTTACATGCTAACACCCAACGCCCCTGCCCTCTACCCTGGCCCCGTCTACGGGCCCTCCGGCTTCGAGAAGCCCCCTCCTTATGCATGCTGA